GATTAATAAAAAGTCTGTAAGAGAAGATTTTAATGATTGGAGCAGAATAACTATATATAGGCTCATAAAAATATGCCAGCTTGTTACAAGTAAATATACAAGGTCAAAGATTAGAAAGAAGATGCCTCAAAACTTCGCTTATATACTTGATGAGCTTTTACAAACATCGGTTGAGGACAATAAAGAGAATTATTATTTTTCTATAATAGATTCTATAATAGATGTATCAGCATCAGAAAAGTTTATTATATCATTATGTGCTTTAATAAGAAAATGCAGTATAGACAGGCTTCATATTGTGGGAGATATTTATGATAGAGGACCTCACCCAGATAAGGTAATAGAGAGCATAATGAATTTTAATGAAGTTGATATGGCTTGGGGCAATCATGATATACATTGGCTTGGGGCTGCTAATGGAAGTTTAATTTGCGTTGCCAATGCTGTTCGTTTGGCTGTGAGGTATAATAATTTTGATTTGCTTGAATATAGTTATGGTATCAATTTAAGGGGATTATCATCATTTGCTAATGAGGTTTATAAAGATGACCCTTGTGAAGTGTTTAAACCTAATACTCTAGATAAAAATATATATGATGAGGTTGATAAAGATTTAGCTTCAAAGATGCATAAGGCAATATCAATAATACAGTTTAAGTTAGAATGTCAGCTTATAAAAAGACATCCAAATTATGCTATGGATGACCGTATACTTCTTGATAGGATTGATTATAAAAATGGAAATATTAATATTGACGGTAAAACTTATGAGCTTAAAGATAAAAACTTCCCAACAATAGATCCTAAAAATCCATTTGAACTTACAGAAGGTGAAAACACTTTAATACAGAGTTTAGCATTTTCTTTTATTAATAGCCCAACACTTCAAAAGCATACTAATTATATTTATGCAAAAGGCGGAATATATAAAATATTTAATGGTAATTTGCTCTATCATGGATGCATACCCACAAAAGAAGATGGAAGTTTTGATGATGTATATATAGACGGACAATATTTATCTGGAAAGAAGTATTTAAAACAAGTTGAAGATAAGGTGCGTAAGGCATTTTACTGTGAAGTAGGAAGCGAAGAGCAGCTTAATGCTTTAGATTATTGTTGGTATTTATGGTGCGGACCAAAATCTCCATTATTTGGCAAAAATAAAATGACAACTTTTGAGAGATATTTTATAGAAGATAAAGAAATTCACAAAGAAAGTTATAATCCATATTATTATCATATAGATAAAAAAGATTATTGCGAGAGTATATTAAAAGAGTTTGATTTGGATATACATAAATCACATATAGTTAATGGACATGTTCCAGTAAAGACTCATAAAGGAGAAAGCCCAATCAAAGGCGGAGGAATACTTTTAGTGATAGATGGAGGACTTTCTAAGGCTTATCATAAAAGTACAGGTATAGGAGGCTATACTTTAATATCAAATTCTAATGCAATGTTTATAGCAGAGCATAGACCTTTTGCTGAAGTGGTAGAATCTGGTTTTAGAATATCTCCAAAAACAACTATAGTAGATAGATTTGTAACGAGAATTACTGTAGGAGAGACTGATATAGGTATTGAATTAAATAAAAGAATAACTGATTTAGAAGAATTGCTTAATGCTTATAGAAGCGGTATAGTAAAAGAAAAGGTAAATTGATTTTATTTATTTTTTGGATTTAATTTTATCTTTTGAAATTTGCATTTAATTTAAATAGTTAATTAAAAATCTATAATAACAATAAATATTTTTTATATATAATTAATCATGATATTATTTTATAAATTCCTTTTGACAAATTTTAATTAATTGTGTATTATCTTAATCTAAAAAATTAATAATTGGAGTAAAAAATGGATATGTTAGAAAAATCTGAAGATATAATTGCTTATATAAAAAACTCTACTAAAAAAACACCTGTTAAAGCATATATAAAAGGAACTTTATCAAAAAATATAAATACTAATGCTAAAATTTTTTCTTATGGTGATTTTAATTTTATAGTTGGTGATTATGATGAAGTAAAAAGAATATTAGAAGAACATAAAGAGTTGATAATGGATTATTATTTAGAAAATGACAGAAGAAACTCTGGAGTGCCTACATTAAGTTATTTTAATGTTAATGCTAGAATTGAGCCCGGTGCTATTATAAGAGATAAAGTAAAAATAGGGGATAATGCTGTTATAATGATGGGGGCTATTATTAATATTGGTGCTGAAGTAGGAGATGGCACTATGATAGATATGGGTGCTGTATTAGGCGGACGTGCTATTGTTGGAAAGAATTGTCATATTGGTGCGGGAGCAGTATTAGCTGGAGTAATAGAGCCTCCTTCTGCTAAACCTGTTATAGTTGAGGACAATGTTGTAATAGGGGCTAATGCTGTTGTATTAGAGGGTGTTCATATTGGAAAGAATGCTGTAATAGGTGCAGGTGCTATTGTTATAGAAGATGTAGCAGAGAATCAGGTTGTTGCTGGTAACCCTGCTAAAGTTATTAAAGAAAAAGACAGTAAAACAATTGATAAGACAAAATTAGTTGATGATTTAAGAAAATAATTTTAGTTTATTATATATTTAAATATATATTTTGTTATATAAGTTTTTATTTTATTCAACTTTTTCTTGTTCTTTTTCCCGCAGCAAAAAGAACCAAAAAGTGCAAGTACTATAACTTTGTATGTTTGGAGTATGTATAAACTATAAGATAGTACCTTTATTTTAAGCATAAAAAATGCAGTCCTTTTGCTTCTTTGGGTCACCAAAAGAAGTGGGGTGCGGGGCAAAGCCCTGCAATAATTTGAATTAAAAAATTAAAATTTTACAAAGTGCAATCATTTTTATTATTTTATAAGGAGTTAAAAATATGCAAAGTTTTAATTTACAGCTTCCTACTAAAGTAATATTTGGAAAAAATGCTCAAGAGAATACTGTTTCAGAAATAAAAAAATTAAATGCTAAAAAAGTATTTATAGTTTATGGTTCTAATAGAATAAAAGAAAATGGATTATTAGATAATATAGAAAATATGTTAAAAAAAGAGAATATTTATTATACTCTTTTTAATAATGTAAAAGCTAATCCTCTACTTTCGCATGCAAGAGAAGGAGTAAAAAAAGCTATAGAATTTAATGCTGATTTAATTTTAGCTATAGGCGGAGGAAGTGTAATAGACACTGCAAAAGCGATAGCGATAGGGGTTGCAAATCCCGATGTTGATATTTGGGATTTTTGGACTAACAAAAAAACTTTAGAGAAAACTACTAATGTAGGAGCTATACTTACAATTTCTGCAGCAGGGAGTGAAACTAGCACATCGGCAGTATTAACAAATGATGAAACTTTAGAAAAGAGAGGGCTTAATACAGAGTTTAATCGCCCTAAATTTGCTATAATGAATCCTTGTTATACTTTTACTTTGCCTTATTATCAAGTAGCTTGCGGAATAGTGGATATTATGATGCATACTTTAGATAGATACTTTGCTGATAATTGCTATAATGAAACTACAGATGCTTTTGCTGAGGCATTATTAAAAGTTGTAATAAAAAATGGTCTTATAGCTATGAAAGATAAAACTAATTATGATGCAATGAGTGAGCTTATGTGGTGCGGAAGTTTGTCGCATAATACTTTAACAGGCTTAGGAAATGAGTTTGATTTTATAGCTCATAAATTCGGACATGAACTTAGTGCTAAGTTTGATGTAGCACATGGAGCTAGCCTTTCTACTGTTTGGGGGCATTGGGCTAAATATTGTTATGATTATTCTGATCATACAAGAGATAGATTTAGAAAATATGCAAAGAATGTATGGAATGTAGATGATGCTCTTGAAGGAATAAATAAAACTATAGAATATTTCAAACAAATTAATATGCCTACCAATTTTACAGAATTAGGAATAGGTATTCAAAATGACAATATGCTTAATGTGCTTACTGATGGCACTACAAGAAATGGCAGTTTAACTTTTAAACATTTTAGAACTTTGAATAAAGACGATGTATTTAATATATTTAGAAGCTGTAATGTTTGATATGAACTAAAAATTTTAATAAAAAAGACTGCATTTTTTAGCCTAAAATAAAGGTATTGTATTATAGTTTATACACATTCAAAAAATACAAAGCTATAGCAATTGCACTTTTTGCAACTTTTTGCTGCGGGAAAAAGTTGATAAAAAATAATTATTTTAATATATATCAAAATTTTTAACTTTATTTATTTTTATTATTTGCAGGGCTTTGCCCCCTGCGAAGCGTGCCCGAAGGGCGAAAACTTTTTGACGAAGTCCGCACCGCGAGAGCGACAAAAAAGTTGATAAAAAATTATTATTTAATACCCAAAAATATTTTTTAAGTTTTTTGTTTGTGGTGGCGTTGCTCCCTGCGAAGCGTGCCCTTAGGGTACACGCCCCCAGTTCTTTTGCCGATAGGCACCTACTCGGTACGACCGAAGGAAGTGCCTATGGTATTGGTATAAAAGAAGCAAAAGAACTGCATTTTTTAGCTAAAATATTTGTATTATTATTATACTTTATATATACTCAACATATAAAATAAAAACGTTTGCATTTTTTGCAACTTTTGCGGCAGGAAAAAGTTGATATAAAATAATAGTTTTAATATATACTAAAAAATTTTAAACTCTTTTATTTTAATTATTTGCAGGGGCTAGCCCCCGCACCCCCAGTTCTTTTGTCGCCACAAAGAACCAAAAAGGCTGCATTTTTATTATAAATTTTATAATTTAATTGTACATTAAAATGCACTCATCCGCACGACTAAGAAGTTATAATTAAAGCATAGCATTACCGTGCGGCA
This is a stretch of genomic DNA from Brachyspira sp. SAP_772. It encodes these proteins:
- a CDS encoding fructose-1,6-bisphosphatase translates to MRDKDYLELLSKKYPTIDDASVEIINLKAICKLPKGTEYFLSDIHGESDGFEYLIGTSSGVIKEKIEILFRNTLTENERIELQILIVDTKNMINKKSVREDFNDWSRITIYRLIKICQLVTSKYTRSKIRKKMPQNFAYILDELLQTSVEDNKENYYFSIIDSIIDVSASEKFIISLCALIRKCSIDRLHIVGDIYDRGPHPDKVIESIMNFNEVDMAWGNHDIHWLGAANGSLICVANAVRLAVRYNNFDLLEYSYGINLRGLSSFANEVYKDDPCEVFKPNTLDKNIYDEVDKDLASKMHKAISIIQFKLECQLIKRHPNYAMDDRILLDRIDYKNGNINIDGKTYELKDKNFPTIDPKNPFELTEGENTLIQSLAFSFINSPTLQKHTNYIYAKGGIYKIFNGNLLYHGCIPTKEDGSFDDVYIDGQYLSGKKYLKQVEDKVRKAFYCEVGSEEQLNALDYCWYLWCGPKSPLFGKNKMTTFERYFIEDKEIHKESYNPYYYHIDKKDYCESILKEFDLDIHKSHIVNGHVPVKTHKGESPIKGGGILLVIDGGLSKAYHKSTGIGGYTLISNSNAMFIAEHRPFAEVVESGFRISPKTTIVDRFVTRITVGETDIGIELNKRITDLEELLNAYRSGIVKEKVN
- the dapD gene encoding 2,3,4,5-tetrahydropyridine-2,6-dicarboxylate N-acetyltransferase; the protein is MDMLEKSEDIIAYIKNSTKKTPVKAYIKGTLSKNINTNAKIFSYGDFNFIVGDYDEVKRILEEHKELIMDYYLENDRRNSGVPTLSYFNVNARIEPGAIIRDKVKIGDNAVIMMGAIINIGAEVGDGTMIDMGAVLGGRAIVGKNCHIGAGAVLAGVIEPPSAKPVIVEDNVVIGANAVVLEGVHIGKNAVIGAGAIVIEDVAENQVVAGNPAKVIKEKDSKTIDKTKLVDDLRK
- a CDS encoding iron-containing alcohol dehydrogenase; this translates as MQSFNLQLPTKVIFGKNAQENTVSEIKKLNAKKVFIVYGSNRIKENGLLDNIENMLKKENIYYTLFNNVKANPLLSHAREGVKKAIEFNADLILAIGGGSVIDTAKAIAIGVANPDVDIWDFWTNKKTLEKTTNVGAILTISAAGSETSTSAVLTNDETLEKRGLNTEFNRPKFAIMNPCYTFTLPYYQVACGIVDIMMHTLDRYFADNCYNETTDAFAEALLKVVIKNGLIAMKDKTNYDAMSELMWCGSLSHNTLTGLGNEFDFIAHKFGHELSAKFDVAHGASLSTVWGHWAKYCYDYSDHTRDRFRKYAKNVWNVDDALEGINKTIEYFKQINMPTNFTELGIGIQNDNMLNVLTDGTTRNGSLTFKHFRTLNKDDVFNIFRSCNV